A segment of the Desulfofundulus kuznetsovii DSM 6115 genome:
ATGGGAGTTTTTGCCGGATTCTGGCAAGCAGTAACGTAAACGGAAAGAAACTTTTTTGCGCCTCGGAGGGTAAGCGCTAATCCGGTTGAAAAGGCACTGGATTGGGTTTAAAGCTGTAATGAAACTGCCCGATTTCATGGACCGTCTTCCCACCGAAAATAATTATGAAAGGGGTTATATTTCGTGCGCCTGAACATCATGGGGAAGCTCATGCTCGGCTTCGGAGCGGTTCTGCTGTTGATGCTGGGCACATGCTTGTTTCTAATAATGCAAATGAGAAACATGAACAATGATTACACCGGGTTAATCAAAATAAAGGCTTTAGCCTACGGTGAATCATTCGAAGCCCTGGCGCATTATAACGCGGCGGCAGCTTATTTAAGACAGTACATATTGACCCGGGAGGAAGACCTGGCCAGCAGGTACCAGCAATCCGTAAAGAATGGAGACGACAAGCTGGGGAAAATCGCCCCTTTGCTGGAAAGGGCGGAAGAAAAGGACCTCTTGCAGAAGTTCCAGGCGCAGGCAGCCGATTTCAAACAAGAGGCCGACCAGATAATCTCCCTGGTAAAGGCCAGTAAATCAGCCAGCGAAGGCGAGCGGGCGGTAATTGAAGAGAGACTGGCACAGATTGAGTCCCGTAGCACAGTGGTCCGTAATCTTATCAGCGCCGGTACGGCCCTTGCCGATTTTGAAAAGCAGGTTCTGGACGATGACGCCAACCGGACTTTATCCAGGGCAAACCGTGACATAAACATATCGATAATCCTGGTGGCCGTCACCATTGTTTTGGGTCTGATCCTGGCCCTTTTCATCGCCCGGATGATTACGGCTCCCATACGCCTGCTGGATGCCGGGGCGGCTAAAATTGCCGCCGGCGACCTCAGCGGGGAAGGCATTAATCTTAAAACGAAGGATGAAGCCGGCCGGCTGGCGGAATCTTTTAATACCATGCTGTACAATTTAAAGGAGATTGTCAGGCACCTCCAGGAAAAATCCGATGTCCTGACCTCTTCCGCCTCGGAACTCTCCGCCAGTGCCCAGAACGTTTCCGCCGGAGCCAGCGAAACCGCCTCCACCATCAGCCAGGTGGCCGGCACGGTAGAGCAGGTCACCAGCAATGTCTCGCATATCGCCGAAATGGCCGAGCTGGCCGCCGGCCATGCCCGGGAAGGCAGTGAAGGCATCCGGAATATCAGGATGCAGATGGACGCCATCCAGCAGGCTGCCGCCGGCACCGGGGAAGTCATCCGGAACCTTTACGAAACCACCTCCCGGATTACCCAGATCGTAGAGCTGATCACCCATATTACCGACCAGACCAACCTGCTGGCCTTGAATGCCGCCATCGAGGCGGCCCGGGCCGGTGAACACGGGCGGGGCTTTGCCGTGGTGGCTGAAGAGGTGCGCAAGCTGGCCGGGCAGTCCGCCGGGGCGGCCAAAGAGATCTACGCCCTGATCACCACCATTCAGCAGGAATCCCAGAAAGCCGTCCAGAGCATGGAGATGAGCGTTACCAGGGTGGAAAATGGAGTGCAGGTAGTGGAAGAGGTGGGGGTGACTTTTGAAAGGATCATCGAGGCCGTCCAGAAACTGGCGGGGGAAATCCGGGAAGTGGCGGAAGCGGCCGAAGAAATGTCCTCGGCAGTACAGAATGTGGCTGCGGCGGCCGAGGAGCAAACAGCGGCGATGGAAGAGGTTTCATCCACCACGCAGAACCTGGCCGGCCTGGCCGGGGAGTTGGACACCCTGGCGGGGCATTTCAAGCTAGCCTGAGCATCCCGCAGGCATATCCTGAAACAATTATTGTTCTTCCTTTTAGAGGTGTTTCCATGAAATCTACAATGATCCACGCAACCCTGACGCTCATCCGGATCATGGAGGCCAGGTTCAAGGAAGCCTCAGAGCATTCCCAGCGGGTGGCCGGCTACGCCCTGGTACTGGCCAGGGAACTGGGCATGTCCGGGAAGGAACAGAAGCGGGTCTACCTGGCGGGCCTGCTGCACGACATAGGCAAGCTGGGCATTGATAGCTCCATATTGTTAAAGCCGGGCAAACTTACCGCTGCGGAGTGGGAAGAAGTTAAAAAGCATCCGGTATATAGCTATGAAATCCTCTCAGCCATCCCGGGAATGGGCCTGATCAGCCGGGCGGCCCTTTACCACCACGAACGCTACGACGGCTGCGGGTACCCGGCAGGTCTGGCCGGGGAAGACATTCCCCTGGAGGCGCGCATTCTGGCGGTGGCCGACTGTTTTGACGCCATGATTTCCAACCGGGCGTACCGTCCCAGGATGCCCCGGGAGGCAGCAGTCAAAGAACTTGAGCGCTGTGCCGGCACCCAGTATGACCCGCAGTTGGTGGAAACATTCTGCCGCCGGGTGGTTTGCGGTGGAGCGGATTTTCAACCCCACCGGCTGGCCGGGGAGGTCCTGGCGGGGAGAAAACCGTGATTCGTTTTTTAAAGAATCATCTTTTTCTGCTTTGCACCCTGTGTGTGATATTTTATACGCTGCCGGTGGTATTTGAGCTGGTGCTGCGCAGGGGCTGGGTATTTGGCAATGCCGTATGGTACGCCTATGTTTTCCCGGCCATCCTTTTGGGGTACTCTTTCGGGTTAAAAGGGGGCATTTTTAACGCCCTGTTTGGTACAGTTCTGGCTCTGGCCGTGGAGTACTTTGAAACACACCTTTATGCCGGTGGTTTGCGGGGAGCTGTGGATACATTGCTAATGGTGGGCCTCACTGCCTTTATGTCCGTCGGTATCGGCTATATGGCCGATATCTTTAAAAAAGGGCTTTAAGGGAACAATATGAAGCTGCTTCCAGGGATGCCCTGACCGGCCTGTACAATTACGGCTACTTCGAGAGGAGGCTCAGGGAAGAATTTGCTTCTGCCAGAGAGCAAA
Coding sequences within it:
- a CDS encoding methyl-accepting chemotaxis protein; this translates as MRLNIMGKLMLGFGAVLLLMLGTCLFLIMQMRNMNNDYTGLIKIKALAYGESFEALAHYNAAAAYLRQYILTREEDLASRYQQSVKNGDDKLGKIAPLLERAEEKDLLQKFQAQAADFKQEADQIISLVKASKSASEGERAVIEERLAQIESRSTVVRNLISAGTALADFEKQVLDDDANRTLSRANRDINISIILVAVTIVLGLILALFIARMITAPIRLLDAGAAKIAAGDLSGEGINLKTKDEAGRLAESFNTMLYNLKEIVRHLQEKSDVLTSSASELSASAQNVSAGASETASTISQVAGTVEQVTSNVSHIAEMAELAAGHAREGSEGIRNIRMQMDAIQQAAAGTGEVIRNLYETTSRITQIVELITHITDQTNLLALNAAIEAARAGEHGRGFAVVAEEVRKLAGQSAGAAKEIYALITTIQQESQKAVQSMEMSVTRVENGVQVVEEVGVTFERIIEAVQKLAGEIREVAEAAEEMSSAVQNVAAAAEEQTAAMEEVSSTTQNLAGLAGELDTLAGHFKLA
- a CDS encoding HD-GYP domain-containing protein, translating into MKSTMIHATLTLIRIMEARFKEASEHSQRVAGYALVLARELGMSGKEQKRVYLAGLLHDIGKLGIDSSILLKPGKLTAAEWEEVKKHPVYSYEILSAIPGMGLISRAALYHHERYDGCGYPAGLAGEDIPLEARILAVADCFDAMISNRAYRPRMPREAAVKELERCAGTQYDPQLVETFCRRVVCGGADFQPHRLAGEVLAGRKP